One bacterium genomic window carries:
- a CDS encoding fibronectin type III domain-containing protein: MRTLLLLLTATAALATPIKFWWTGDRSQEGQMTMFNPSAEDGDTGIPVYAADVDGDGRMDAILSAITGDGRNGDRSSCGELHVLFGVDTIRGQVDFQFYDGVYPNLFTLWGRAAKDYLGTKHNAADLDGDGIKDLIVGAAWSDTPGRLNGGEVYIVWGGPHLRGTFRDVASAPDMAALQTTFIKGAEADDKLGIWVTSGDADGDGHEDILIGAPRANGFANNAGADQTGECYLVYGPFARNDTIDLANPGDQRMTVIFGIDPGDQLGNTCEMGYLNGDAYCDLVLGAGAQVVARLGDTDVDYPFETGGAGDGPNNDRPAAGEAYILFGSATLPDTINLAAGMPANSVIVWGAHGIENTGEVGGDCLGEEITIADINNDGLQDVMIGAFRTDGRFNDIFWAGGNFLFYGQYDWPAEVDIRDGLPDSVTAIYGGGIDWLLGDSTPLGDVNGDGFFDIMFGCVHDAGPYGIFKAGTVRIVWGKAELLPPVIDFADPSDTMYVQVIQGAEVSDLLAYWATTGDFNNDGYWDVIPNVMHGDGPNNERNNAGDFYIISGEWLTNHPGQPRFLTTDPDTDRVTLRWHDNEERGTDAHIIYRRDYPAGTFDSVGFAPYPNLSFVDSNVTSLETYEYRLVAISAQGFRSNPSYPAIALVGATVNGDGLPLIVNGCHWATYGQELIDLYEDEVLLGPGAPFEFWDLLSTANYPNNATPIGFGIDSLDEELFDHPIVLWMMNAFDPDNPANHDGHKFRAMGPALSQYLQSGGQLVVVGKELGDWVDDQLEAGYFHAVHWGFQVQVTNTAELTPLYPGLGNIGKRASAANIGNLEPFSIDDSGCPLLLYTYNNSDYQWMGAASRAALPDWYNVCYVSTRPYRADPTELRNFMEFLTTKLLDHYPPVESITTTALVPGTIGITWTPSIAENETSYTLLRRPVGGGAVDTVAVVAAPTTVYEDVVASPLTSYHYWIVSQHADGRESLPSDSAIGFSPPTVDPGTMLIVNGCDWNTYGQSVYDLYNQHVLQGNRSFRFWDLFTTGTRPPGYAPVGTGLNGLVDNIWQAGTVMWVFNGFNGDETIFQTVQPSLVTYLDLGGKLVLIGKELNLYLSPELRSRLGVESFGSSADWAETDSLWGEHPSLATIAKQPAVAMSLVPQFTPRAGADVYPLYRLAGSPDSYYGVMSTETAGTDWDAIYLSLRPYRANFTTLAAAMDTLLTDFLGQTLREPVYDVTLHCPTGTNNAVLRWQALPGVAGYRVVRRIGPGLPAHAGTVLTTTSATTYTDTTVLPATTLVTYTIYPVW; the protein is encoded by the coding sequence ATGCGCACACTATTACTCTTGTTGACGGCCACGGCGGCCTTGGCGACGCCGATTAAATTCTGGTGGACGGGCGACCGCTCGCAAGAGGGTCAGATGACCATGTTCAATCCGAGCGCGGAAGACGGCGACACGGGTATTCCGGTATACGCCGCCGATGTTGACGGCGACGGTCGGATGGATGCGATTCTCTCGGCGATTACGGGTGACGGACGCAACGGCGATCGCAGCTCGTGCGGCGAATTGCATGTGCTGTTTGGCGTGGACACGATTCGCGGTCAGGTGGATTTTCAGTTCTACGACGGCGTCTATCCGAATCTGTTCACACTGTGGGGCCGCGCGGCGAAGGACTATCTGGGAACGAAGCATAATGCGGCCGACCTCGACGGCGACGGCATTAAAGATCTGATTGTCGGCGCGGCGTGGAGTGATACACCGGGGCGTTTGAACGGCGGAGAAGTCTATATCGTCTGGGGCGGCCCGCATCTGCGCGGTACGTTTCGCGATGTCGCCTCGGCTCCGGATATGGCGGCGCTGCAAACCACTTTCATTAAGGGCGCGGAAGCGGATGACAAGCTCGGGATCTGGGTGACCAGCGGTGACGCGGACGGCGACGGACACGAAGACATTCTGATCGGAGCGCCGCGCGCAAACGGATTCGCAAACAACGCGGGTGCGGACCAGACGGGCGAGTGCTATCTGGTGTATGGACCCTTCGCGCGCAACGATACGATTGACCTGGCTAATCCGGGCGATCAACGCATGACGGTGATCTTTGGAATAGATCCGGGCGATCAGTTGGGCAACACGTGCGAGATGGGGTATCTCAACGGCGATGCGTATTGCGATCTCGTGCTTGGCGCGGGCGCGCAGGTCGTTGCGCGGTTAGGCGATACCGACGTGGACTATCCATTTGAAACCGGCGGCGCCGGTGACGGACCAAACAACGACCGCCCGGCGGCGGGTGAAGCCTATATTCTCTTCGGATCGGCCACTCTGCCCGACACGATCAATCTGGCGGCGGGAATGCCCGCGAATTCCGTTATCGTCTGGGGCGCGCACGGGATCGAGAACACGGGTGAAGTCGGCGGCGATTGCCTGGGCGAGGAGATTACCATCGCCGATATCAACAACGACGGATTGCAGGACGTGATGATCGGTGCGTTTCGCACGGACGGACGTTTCAACGATATCTTCTGGGCCGGTGGGAATTTTCTGTTCTATGGGCAATACGATTGGCCGGCGGAGGTGGATATTCGCGACGGCCTGCCGGATTCGGTGACAGCGATCTATGGCGGCGGAATTGACTGGCTGCTGGGTGATTCGACGCCGCTGGGTGACGTCAACGGCGACGGGTTCTTCGACATCATGTTCGGCTGCGTGCATGACGCGGGGCCGTATGGTATTTTCAAGGCGGGGACGGTGCGCATCGTGTGGGGCAAGGCGGAACTGCTGCCGCCGGTGATTGACTTCGCTGATCCCTCCGACACAATGTACGTGCAGGTGATTCAGGGAGCCGAGGTGTCCGATCTGCTGGCGTACTGGGCGACGACGGGCGACTTCAACAACGACGGCTATTGGGACGTGATTCCCAACGTGATGCATGGCGACGGTCCGAATAATGAACGCAACAACGCCGGGGATTTCTATATCATCAGCGGTGAGTGGCTGACCAATCATCCGGGGCAGCCGCGGTTCTTGACGACCGATCCCGATACAGACCGCGTGACCCTGCGCTGGCATGACAACGAGGAACGCGGGACGGACGCGCATATCATCTACCGGCGCGATTATCCGGCGGGCACATTCGATTCGGTCGGGTTCGCGCCCTATCCGAACCTGTCGTTCGTTGATTCAAATGTGACGTCGCTGGAGACGTATGAGTACCGCCTCGTGGCGATCAGTGCGCAGGGCTTCCGCTCGAACCCATCATACCCGGCGATTGCCTTGGTGGGCGCGACGGTCAATGGGGACGGTTTGCCGCTGATTGTCAACGGCTGTCACTGGGCCACGTACGGGCAGGAGTTGATTGATTTGTACGAAGACGAAGTGCTGTTAGGGCCGGGAGCACCATTCGAGTTTTGGGATTTGCTCTCGACGGCCAATTATCCGAACAACGCGACGCCGATCGGTTTCGGAATTGACAGCTTGGACGAAGAGCTGTTTGATCATCCGATTGTGCTGTGGATGATGAACGCCTTTGATCCTGACAATCCGGCGAATCATGACGGACACAAGTTCCGCGCGATGGGTCCGGCGTTGTCGCAGTATCTGCAAAGCGGCGGGCAGTTGGTGGTGGTTGGAAAAGAGCTGGGTGACTGGGTGGACGATCAGCTCGAAGCCGGATATTTTCACGCCGTGCATTGGGGATTTCAGGTGCAAGTGACCAACACGGCGGAGCTCACGCCGCTCTATCCCGGATTGGGCAATATCGGCAAGCGCGCGAGTGCCGCAAACATCGGTAATCTCGAACCGTTTTCGATTGACGACTCAGGCTGTCCGCTGCTGCTGTACACGTACAACAATTCGGACTATCAGTGGATGGGAGCGGCTTCACGAGCGGCGCTGCCGGATTGGTACAATGTGTGTTATGTGAGCACGCGGCCGTATCGCGCCGACCCGACTGAATTGCGCAACTTCATGGAGTTTCTGACCACGAAGCTGTTGGACCACTATCCGCCGGTGGAGAGCATTACGACGACCGCGCTTGTGCCGGGAACGATCGGGATTACGTGGACGCCATCCATCGCCGAGAACGAAACCAGCTACACGCTTCTGCGGCGGCCGGTGGGCGGCGGAGCGGTGGATACTGTGGCCGTTGTCGCCGCACCGACGACCGTCTATGAAGATGTGGTCGCGTCACCGTTGACAAGCTACCACTACTGGATCGTGAGTCAACATGCGGACGGGCGCGAGTCGCTGCCGTCCGATTCGGCGATTGGATTTTCACCACCGACGGTGGACCCAGGCACGATGCTGATTGTGAACGGCTGCGATTGGAATACGTATGGGCAGTCGGTGTATGATCTCTACAACCAGCACGTCCTGCAAGGCAATCGCTCGTTCCGCTTCTGGGATTTGTTTACGACGGGCACGCGGCCGCCGGGCTATGCGCCGGTGGGCACCGGGCTGAACGGTCTGGTGGACAACATCTGGCAGGCGGGGACGGTGATGTGGGTGTTCAACGGCTTCAACGGTGACGAAACGATCTTCCAGACGGTGCAGCCGTCGCTCGTGACGTATCTCGATTTAGGCGGCAAGCTCGTGCTGATTGGAAAGGAACTCAATCTCTATCTGTCGCCGGAGTTGCGGTCGCGGTTAGGCGTTGAGAGTTTCGGGTCGTCGGCGGATTGGGCCGAGACGGATTCGCTGTGGGGCGAGCATCCAAGTTTGGCGACAATTGCCAAGCAGCCTGCCGTGGCGATGTCGCTTGTGCCGCAATTTACGCCGCGCGCCGGTGCGGATGTCTATCCGCTGTATCGCTTGGCCGGTTCGCCAGATTCGTATTACGGGGTCATGAGCACGGAGACGGCGGGGACGGACTGGGATGCAATCTACCTATCATTGCGGCCCTATCGCGCGAACTTCACGACGCTCGCGGCTGCGATGGACACGCTGTTAACCGATTTCCTCGGGCAGACGCTGCGTGAACCGGTGTATGACGTCACCCTGCACTGTCCGACGGGGACGAACAACGCCGTGCTGCGGTGGCAGGCCCTGCCGGGCGTGGCGGGCTACCGGGTTGTGCGGCGCATCGGGCCGGGATTGCCCGCCCATGCTGGAACCGTGTTGACGACAACCAGCGCCACGACCTACACGGACACGACGGTTCTGCCCGCGACGACGCTGGTAACGTACACGATCTATCCGGTCTGGTAG
- a CDS encoding S9 family peptidase, with amino-acid sequence MKRFVCALCLVSLAFCTIALCGPTHDITTDDYFTQAFIASSAISPDGRWVAYTDMRWESPREERNHDLWLVEVATKHAERLTFDEATEGSPQWSADAQWIYFTANYSRGKDAPPPYSGKMQVWRMPRTGGAPTPVTQLKNGVTSYKLNSAANALYYTVTSDEYEADEWKDMRKEHDGVEYGHGKFKKTELYRLDLTSWRSTKVYSEPRHIEAYSISPDERSLALITAKTDLLIHNEGFTDVQLLNRASGEIVTLNDDLWRAQAASPYGWLDGVCWSANSSQLAFRCTWDGYPEEIYIAHLGRDTMITKLKRPDEICVTGAAPSWQGSALIVPYEDHARARLMRFEYVTRIGQGPHKVLTPGDVVTDSYSFSRDGKVLAVEWDTPQSPGDIYVGTGLGTNFTKVTDINPQIADWKLPQTEIFTWIAPDGTPVEGILELPADYVKGSGPLPTFVSLHGGPSAADLYRFEFWIYGRILWPSLGWACFCPNYRGSTGFGDKFLTDLIGNENDIEVQDILSGVDALVAAGIADSGKLAVGGWSNGGFLTNAVITHTTRFKAASTGAGVMDMLTQWGVEDTPGHVINYMRGKPWEAQAEYLEASPAWNMDKITTPTLIHVGENDERVPAAHARMLHRALKEYLHIPTELVVYPDQGHGLSKYTFRQAKMAWDVAWIKKYVLGDAGPLPAQPAQ; translated from the coding sequence ATGAAGCGCTTCGTTTGCGCCCTGTGTCTGGTTTCTTTGGCTTTCTGCACGATCGCACTTTGCGGCCCGACACACGACATCACGACTGACGACTATTTCACACAGGCCTTCATCGCCTCGTCCGCCATCTCCCCCGATGGCCGCTGGGTGGCCTATACCGACATGCGCTGGGAATCGCCGCGGGAAGAGCGCAACCACGACCTGTGGCTGGTCGAAGTGGCCACCAAACACGCCGAACGGCTGACCTTTGATGAAGCCACCGAAGGCTCGCCGCAATGGAGTGCCGATGCGCAGTGGATCTATTTCACCGCGAACTACTCGCGCGGCAAAGACGCGCCGCCTCCCTACAGCGGCAAGATGCAAGTCTGGCGTATGCCACGCACAGGCGGAGCACCCACACCGGTCACGCAGCTCAAGAATGGTGTGACCTCGTATAAGCTCAATTCGGCCGCCAACGCGCTCTACTATACCGTCACGTCGGACGAGTACGAAGCCGACGAGTGGAAGGACATGCGCAAGGAACACGATGGCGTGGAGTACGGTCATGGCAAGTTCAAGAAGACCGAACTCTATCGCCTCGATCTCACCAGTTGGCGCAGCACCAAAGTCTACAGCGAGCCGCGCCACATCGAGGCCTATTCCATCTCACCTGACGAGCGTTCGCTGGCCTTGATCACGGCCAAGACTGATCTGCTGATTCACAACGAAGGCTTCACGGACGTTCAGCTGTTGAATCGCGCTTCAGGCGAAATCGTGACACTGAACGACGACCTGTGGCGCGCGCAAGCGGCTTCACCGTACGGCTGGCTCGACGGCGTGTGCTGGTCGGCCAACTCTTCGCAATTGGCTTTCCGCTGTACGTGGGACGGCTATCCCGAGGAAATCTACATCGCCCATCTGGGCCGCGACACGATGATCACCAAGCTCAAGCGCCCCGATGAGATTTGCGTGACCGGCGCGGCGCCGAGCTGGCAGGGCAGTGCGCTGATTGTGCCCTACGAGGACCATGCGCGCGCGCGGCTAATGCGTTTTGAATATGTCACACGCATCGGGCAAGGTCCACACAAGGTGCTTACGCCCGGCGACGTCGTAACAGACAGCTACAGCTTTTCGCGAGACGGCAAAGTGCTCGCAGTCGAGTGGGACACGCCGCAATCGCCCGGTGACATTTACGTCGGTACCGGTCTTGGGACAAACTTCACCAAAGTGACGGACATCAATCCGCAGATCGCCGATTGGAAGCTCCCGCAAACGGAGATTTTCACGTGGATCGCACCGGACGGCACACCGGTCGAAGGTATTCTGGAACTGCCGGCCGACTACGTGAAGGGCTCGGGCCCGTTGCCCACGTTCGTCAGTCTGCACGGCGGCCCCTCGGCGGCCGATCTCTATCGCTTCGAGTTCTGGATCTACGGCCGCATCCTTTGGCCGTCGCTCGGCTGGGCCTGCTTCTGTCCCAACTATCGCGGCTCGACCGGCTTCGGCGACAAATTTTTGACCGACCTCATCGGCAACGAGAACGACATCGAAGTGCAGGACATTCTCTCCGGAGTGGATGCGCTCGTCGCCGCAGGAATCGCCGATTCCGGCAAATTAGCGGTCGGCGGCTGGAGCAACGGCGGTTTCCTGACCAATGCGGTTATCACGCACACGACGCGCTTCAAGGCCGCCTCGACCGGCGCGGGAGTCATGGACATGCTTACGCAATGGGGTGTTGAAGACACGCCGGGCCACGTCATCAACTACATGCGCGGCAAACCGTGGGAAGCACAGGCCGAGTATCTTGAAGCCTCGCCTGCCTGGAACATGGACAAGATCACGACGCCCACGCTGATTCACGTCGGCGAAAATGACGAGCGAGTCCCCGCCGCGCACGCTCGCATGCTGCACCGCGCACTCAAGGAATACCTGCATATTCCGACCGAACTGGTTGTCTACCCCGATCAGGGCCACGGCCTGTCCAAGTACACCTTCCGTCAGGCCAAAATGGCCTGGGATGTCGCCTGGATCAAGAAATACGTCTTGGGTGATGCCGGCCCCCTCCCGGCTCAACCGGCGCAGTAA
- a CDS encoding ABC transporter ATP-binding protein, with the protein MLKTVELAKSYVLGAAAVPVLHHVNLAIEQGEQLAVVGPSGVGKSTLLHLLGALDRATAGEVVLDGAEYSKLSSDELARLRSRKVGFVFQSHHLLPEFTALENVLMPAQLAGNASGMAETRAQALLERVGLAHRLHHRPGELSGGECQRVAVARALVNAPALVIADEPTGNLDGEAARAVQELLLSLAREQNSTLIIATHNLELARAMQRTLRVHDGTVV; encoded by the coding sequence ATGTTAAAGACTGTTGAACTGGCCAAATCCTATGTACTGGGCGCGGCGGCGGTGCCGGTGCTGCACCATGTGAATCTTGCGATTGAGCAGGGTGAACAATTGGCCGTGGTGGGGCCGAGCGGAGTGGGGAAGAGCACGCTGCTGCATCTGCTGGGCGCGCTCGATCGGGCGACGGCGGGTGAGGTGGTGCTGGACGGCGCGGAGTACTCGAAGCTCTCGAGTGATGAGCTGGCGCGCCTGCGCAGCCGCAAAGTCGGATTTGTGTTTCAATCGCATCATCTGCTGCCGGAATTTACCGCGCTGGAAAATGTGTTGATGCCGGCGCAATTGGCGGGCAATGCGAGCGGGATGGCCGAGACGCGCGCGCAGGCGCTGTTGGAGCGGGTGGGTCTGGCGCACCGCCTGCATCATCGGCCCGGTGAATTGTCGGGCGGCGAGTGCCAACGAGTGGCCGTGGCGCGAGCTTTGGTGAATGCACCGGCGCTGGTGATTGCCGATGAGCCGACGGGGAATCTTGACGGAGAAGCTGCCCGGGCGGTGCAGGAGCTGCTGTTGTCGCTGGCGCGCGAGCAGAATTCAACGCTGATCATTGCGACCCATAATCTCGAGTTGGCGCGGGCGATGCAGCGTACGCTGCGGGTGCATGATGGGACCGTTGTGTAG
- a CDS encoding class I SAM-dependent methyltransferase gives MGFYREKILPRFLHRGLAAERHERYRAQAVAAARGRVLELGFGSGLNLKHLPADVTHVTGIEPNPGMRKIAVKLAHEYAFPVTLLDMDAQQLGFDDGEFDTVLSTWTMCSIPDLPRALAEAKRVLRRDGDLLFIEHGLASDRGVQKWQRRLTPVSKMLFDGCHTDRMISDFVRDAGFELVQLENFYAVGMPKSGGYMYMGRARKS, from the coding sequence ATGGGATTTTATCGCGAGAAGATCCTGCCGCGATTCCTGCATCGGGGGCTCGCCGCAGAACGGCACGAGCGCTATCGAGCGCAGGCCGTGGCGGCGGCGCGCGGCCGGGTGCTGGAACTTGGGTTTGGGTCGGGATTGAATTTGAAGCATCTGCCTGCGGACGTGACGCACGTCACGGGCATTGAGCCGAATCCGGGGATGCGCAAGATCGCCGTGAAGTTAGCGCATGAGTACGCCTTCCCGGTGACGCTGCTTGACATGGATGCGCAGCAGTTAGGCTTTGACGACGGGGAGTTTGACACGGTGCTCTCGACATGGACGATGTGCAGTATTCCCGATCTGCCGCGCGCACTGGCCGAAGCCAAGCGGGTGCTGAGACGCGACGGAGATTTGCTGTTTATCGAGCATGGACTGGCCTCGGATCGCGGCGTGCAGAAGTGGCAACGGCGCCTGACGCCCGTTTCGAAAATGCTGTTCGACGGCTGTCATACGGACCGGATGATCAGCGACTTCGTGCGGGATGCGGGGTTTGAGCTGGTGCAATTGGAAAATTTCTACGCCGTGGGCATGCCGAAAAGCGGCGGGTACATGTATATGGGACGGGCGCGCAAGAGCTAA
- a CDS encoding DUF2141 domain-containing protein, giving the protein MKVILLTLVLASWAMAQTGTTMVVKISGVAADQGQLIVSIWPNEQAWNDKKPLNRDAVPLVNGGGEWRGENLAAGTYAVTVYHDKNSNKKMDRHWYGPPKEKGAASNGAKAQTFGPPKWDDMKFELSGAEQVVEVKFE; this is encoded by the coding sequence ATGAAGGTAATTCTGTTGACGCTGGTGCTGGCGTCGTGGGCAATGGCCCAGACGGGCACGACGATGGTCGTGAAGATCAGCGGTGTGGCCGCCGATCAAGGACAATTGATCGTTTCGATCTGGCCGAACGAACAGGCGTGGAACGATAAGAAGCCGCTCAACCGTGACGCGGTTCCGCTCGTCAATGGCGGCGGCGAATGGCGCGGCGAGAATCTCGCGGCGGGAACGTATGCCGTGACGGTCTACCACGACAAGAATTCCAACAAGAAGATGGATCGTCATTGGTACGGCCCGCCCAAGGAAAAGGGCGCGGCATCGAATGGCGCGAAGGCGCAGACGTTTGGTCCGCCGAAATGGGATGACATGAAGTTTGAATTGTCGGGGGCGGAGCAGGTCGTTGAGGTTAAGTTTGAGTAA
- a CDS encoding DUF1499 domain-containing protein translates to MTVLALLAVLLLVLAFGIRQSIKALSPIPEKLGVFYGQLKPCPEFPNCVSSQATRPENKIDPILFTGVDRQVAYGLLKEAISEMPRAIVLVSRVDYMHVEFHSKLWGFRDDVEFALDESRGQMEVRSASRLGKGDLGVNRQRVEDIRKRFDTKLTALLQGQKGS, encoded by the coding sequence ATGACCGTGCTGGCGTTGCTGGCGGTATTGCTGCTGGTGTTGGCGTTTGGCATCCGCCAGTCCATCAAGGCCCTGAGCCCCATACCGGAGAAGCTCGGGGTGTTCTATGGGCAGCTCAAACCGTGTCCAGAGTTTCCCAATTGCGTTTCGTCGCAAGCGACACGGCCCGAAAACAAGATAGATCCGATTCTGTTCACCGGCGTGGACCGGCAGGTAGCCTACGGGCTGCTGAAAGAGGCGATCTCGGAAATGCCGCGGGCGATCGTGCTGGTGAGCCGCGTGGATTACATGCACGTCGAGTTTCATTCGAAGCTGTGGGGATTTCGCGACGACGTGGAATTCGCGCTGGATGAATCGCGCGGCCAGATGGAGGTGCGCTCGGCGTCGCGGTTGGGCAAGGGGGACCTCGGGGTGAACCGGCAACGCGTCGAAGACATTCGCAAACGATTTGATACGAAACTTACCGCATTGCTACAAGGGCAAAAAGGATCTTAG
- a CDS encoding MATE family efflux transporter translates to MLPIIPSDKVASVLTLPPEVAGVRDVSREQSRAINREVVAYGIPSMGGFMVASFNEMVSLFWLAKVGTEPVAAVTVLMTIYWTMMTFNIITGVGSNAVIARRFGEGAMEQSGIAIRSAFMMKIIMGTLIGFATWLLMPVILPLMAVEPAVEQLAYDYGHWMFPFAGIVGSSYSVYSAFRCIGMPRMAWWMQLLGAGTNMILDPLLIFGIGPFPELGIVGAAIGACTSYLLVTMIGMYVLATDKSPIRVHWFARPWPSRDEFMMIWNIGWPVGINILSFSLAMTFGVRLVTSYGTDVVAIFGAAQKVLHFGVMTMVGFTLGTSALVAQFLGAKDLVKSWIAGVHSIRVAGYVMLGYGALVFIFAEPIVAAFFGIESGGELGASLLRIMAISIPFVGIHIGAETVFEGAGHNRPMMLLSIAHAWLLMVPFMYTFGILLDWGPVGMIWGATIAHSLGGLIAVWLFYKGSWLRKVV, encoded by the coding sequence ATGTTGCCCATTATTCCGTCTGATAAAGTCGCGAGCGTGCTGACGCTGCCGCCTGAGGTGGCGGGCGTCAGAGATGTTTCGCGCGAACAAAGCCGCGCTATCAACAGGGAGGTCGTCGCCTACGGCATTCCTTCGATGGGCGGATTCATGGTCGCGTCGTTCAATGAGATGGTCAGCCTGTTCTGGCTGGCGAAAGTGGGCACGGAGCCCGTCGCCGCCGTGACCGTGCTGATGACTATCTACTGGACGATGATGACCTTCAACATCATTACTGGCGTTGGATCGAACGCCGTGATCGCCCGGCGATTTGGCGAAGGCGCGATGGAACAGTCGGGGATCGCCATCCGTTCGGCGTTCATGATGAAGATCATTATGGGCACGCTGATCGGCTTCGCGACGTGGCTGTTGATGCCGGTGATTCTGCCGCTCATGGCCGTGGAACCGGCTGTGGAACAGTTGGCGTATGACTACGGACACTGGATGTTCCCGTTCGCGGGCATCGTGGGCAGCTCGTATTCGGTCTACTCGGCGTTCCGCTGCATCGGCATGCCGCGCATGGCGTGGTGGATGCAATTGCTGGGCGCGGGAACGAACATGATCCTCGACCCGCTGCTGATCTTCGGTATCGGCCCGTTCCCGGAACTGGGGATCGTCGGCGCGGCCATCGGCGCGTGCACTTCGTACCTGCTGGTGACCATGATCGGCATGTATGTGCTGGCCACGGACAAATCCCCGATTCGTGTCCATTGGTTTGCGCGTCCGTGGCCGAGCCGCGACGAGTTCATGATGATCTGGAACATCGGATGGCCGGTGGGCATCAACATCTTGAGCTTTTCGCTGGCGATGACATTCGGCGTGCGATTGGTGACAAGCTACGGCACGGACGTGGTGGCGATCTTTGGCGCGGCGCAGAAGGTTCTGCATTTCGGTGTGATGACGATGGTCGGGTTCACGCTGGGAACATCAGCGCTGGTGGCGCAGTTTCTTGGTGCGAAGGACCTGGTGAAGTCGTGGATTGCCGGCGTGCATTCGATTCGCGTGGCGGGCTACGTGATGCTCGGGTACGGAGCGCTGGTGTTCATCTTCGCGGAGCCGATTGTGGCAGCCTTCTTCGGCATCGAAAGCGGCGGCGAATTGGGCGCTTCGCTGTTGCGGATCATGGCCATATCCATTCCGTTCGTTGGAATTCACATTGGTGCAGAGACGGTCTTTGAGGGCGCGGGCCACAACCGTCCGATGATGCTGCTCAGTATCGCCCATGCCTGGCTGTTAATGGTGCCGTTCATGTACACGTTTGGAATTCTGCTCGATTGGGGTCCGGTGGGCATGATCTGGGGGGCGACGATTGCGCATTCGCTGGGCGGCCTGATTGCAGTCTGGCTGTTCTACAAGGGGTCGTGGCTGCGCAAAGTGGTGTAA